ggttcgccatgtcctctatgttgcctactctcatgaagatcctagtgtcatctgcaaaggatgatacagtgctataggttgtgttcttgtctatgtccgatatagtTTGTATAGTTCCATTTATCTTTTAAATCTTAACAGGCCAGATTCAGAAATTAAACACCTTGGTTCTCCTTTTGGTATGTGGTAGTTCGAAATAAAAATATTGTTAGTTTGCCAGAAAGGTGTGGAAAAAATGATAGTGTGTTTTGGTCCTCGGCTGAGTCTTCGTCACCATTGATAGTTCACTTAACTTCCATAAAATAGGAAAGTTTAGACATAAATTGGTTCTCTTATTTGAATGGCCATCATCATCGAAGGTTTGTGATTCATAATCATACTTCACAATAAaaggctgctgctgctattgttgtAAATGCAATTGAACAAATTAAGATTTAATAAGCACAAAACTTTTCAAATAGTCATAATTGCCATTCTCTCCTTGGACACGCACCCCACCACTCACATTCTCTTCCCAGCCAATGTGCACAGATCCCATAAACTAGCTACACACATGAACAAACTGTGCAAGTTTGCATGCATGTACTCACTGGACATATGCATGCAcactaaaatgtaaattttgacgTGCTCACACTTAAATGTACATGCTCGCTGAAATACCTTCACTCACACAGTTGAGTTGTAAAGCTTGTTCTTAAATTAAGATAAAGCAACTTGCATACTCCAAGCACCTGTTTCGTGATTGCAGCCACTACTACTATGAGGCTGGGCTCGGGAAGTAGAAGGACTCCCAAGACCCTCTCCAGGCAGAGTAAAAAAAAATTACGAACCTATAGCACTATCAACACACATCATAAAATCTTGGAAAGtgcgctaagaagtaagatcacaaaatacaaggaatcacagcatctccataaccctagacaacatggtttcagaacagggtgctcttgcctgttacagttgctggaccactatgacatggccttagatgccatggaagacaattaaaacgctgatgtaatttatacGGATTTTGCAAAAGTCTGACAGATGTaagcatggtgttattgcacacaaaatgcgttccAAAGGAATTACCAGTGAAATGGGCAGATTACAATTATGTAATCCATCTGGATGTTCTGACAACAGAACCCAATTTGTAATAGTCAACAACATAAAATCCGTACCATgaactgtgaagagctcagttccccagggtactgtgcttgctccagtactttttctcctccccatattggacatagacaaggacacaatctatagtactgtatcatccattccagatgacactaggatttttaagagaaatcaacatagaggacacagcaaacctccaatcatatGTAAAtcggtctttcaatgggccacagaaaatacagtaatatatagTATTTAATGCAGGTAAGTTCTAGCTCCTGCACtacgaaaaaaaaaatatataaaaagatgtacaaaacgcagtcaaagcATAACATAGAACTAAAATGCAGTgttaaggatttgggtgtacaggTACTCATGTTGGAAGAGTTTACCTATAAcccataagttgcaaaatatgTACTCAGAGGCGATGGGAGTAACCTGCACCGCAATGTGCTCATTGTACatcaaaataaaaaatcaattagcGATTGAAGGGTCCCACGCACGATTTAAATGcctcgcagctacacagggttcacattagcttcctcgggactcttgtaaacagatgccatttaaaaaaaaaaattggggtaACATTCTCGGGTGCAAGAgcctcacagtacttaatgagcaaccaaggtctccgtggtgtagtggtaagacactcgcctggcgttccgcgagcgctatgtcatgggttcgtatcctggccggggaggatttactgggcgcaattccttaactgtagcctctgtttaacgcaacagtaaaatgtgtacttgaatgaaaaaacgattctttgcggcaggggatcgtattccagggacctgcccgaaacgctacgcgtactagtggctgtacaagattgtaacaactcttgtatatatttaaaaaaaaaaaaaaggctggcGATGCAgtatgagctaacagcattgccGTTCAGCTTGTGACAACAGCATCgcttaaaaatgtcaaaatatacatgtagctgctattatttagcaatgatagtattacagaagacccctgactgataaaaatgaccaggattctgataatagcaggattgcggtgataattagtgctgtgtgtagtatggtgggaggagtaatgctgaaggCAGGAGGGAAGTATCTtcatttactgactgtgtggccaccttttattgtctgccttcaccataccagcttagtgaacTTAGCTTAGTAATGTAGTAATGTAGTAATAATAACTAAGCACAAATAGCTTAGttattcgctatggtgaacacaaatgtagatacttaaatataaaaggagtatgttgggaagAGCCattttttggtgagggaggtggcatcatctgcatgacttgtcatgctgcgtaagggtggccactatgctgtttggacaccatcatcagcttagttgtacagttatggtgaataaattaTCTAGATACGTGTATATAATGTGTATAGTATAATACcaccacaaacagtatggttggaggaattttagtgcatctggccttgaacgAGTGAGGCAGCATCAGTTGACTGTGTGTGGCACGACCTCTGTTATTGTCTGAACTCACCATAACAGCTGGTACAGTTATGGGGGGAACAAAAAGTGTAGATACTTATAATGTTTgtatgtgtatagtgaataaaagcaaaaacagtatgatgGGAGGAGTGGTGTTGGCAAGTGAGGAGTTgatgtgggagggaaggaggtggcATTTGCTAGCTAGTGTGTGGCAGCCAATCATCTTTATGACCTGCCATACCAACTTGGTGTATCGTTATggcgaacaaaacatgcagatacttgtatatgacctgtgtgtgtagtgtaatTACAGCAAAAATTTTTGTTTTATGAATCAATTCAATAATTATAGTGATTCAATAATAATTGAATCGCTAATATGCacctcatacttttgagtatagtgatgcttcacacattttattatgtaGATATATCACACTAGGTGAACTGATGTTACGTGAACTTCGTCCCCTGAGGATGAAAGTGTTAAGCCACAGAGCTGAAAATGTGTTAACAAGGTGGATatgtttttttcattgttttatttTGCAATTTATTGCCATTAATGGTAGGCCTACTTCATTAGAATTTTTTTCATGTGCTTTCCATTTATAATGGCTGGGTGTATTGTATTTGGAAATGTGGGTATTATTAAGCTGTAGTACATTTTGTAGATATTTCTTGTAAATATACTGGGCTTGCTGCATTTTGCTCAGAACATTAAATTCTCAGTCCCTTAGCTATTTTAAATTCAGTTTTCATTCTAGTAAAAAATTCTGAGCTAATAATACCTGCCTGATACCtgcttaatggggttctgggagttgttctactcctcaagcccggcccgaggccaggcttgagttGTGAAAGCTCGGTCcaaaaggctgttgcttggagtggtcaGCAGGCTGCTCTAAGCTAGCAGGCCCACATGCTAGCAGCATTGTATGTGGCATACTAGCAGCCCCACATATCCagaacagcccagttggtccaacACTTcatgagaaaactagatagttttctcatgaagatgtccacaattgttccggcagtatttcttatactgtacagtactcactgggaggatgttgaacaaccatggacatctctgatgtttatacagtgttctctgattgtgcttatggcacccctgctcttcactggttctattatgcattttcttccatatcgttcattcaagtaagttattttactgtgtagatttgggacctggccctccagtatctctcgtctcctttctagcaagtacatttggagagttttgaaacgatcccaataatttgggTGCTTTATCACATCTATGTATGTCATGTATGTTCTCTGAACTCCCTCTAATTCAGtactctctcctgctctgaagagggaagcgagtactgagcaatacccaagatgggacagcacaagtgatttgaatagtactaccattgtgatggaatcccTGAATTGATAATAAAAAGTTGATTATTGATAACTGAAAGTTAGAAATATGCTAGTGCGGTTAACTATCCAGCAGTTGTCATGTTTGTTCGTTCCTAATTACAGTATTGTATAAACATTAAGGTCAGCAACTTTAGGGTAAAACAAAAAGGTAATGTAATTGCCCTTGTAGAAAGGGTTTTTTTGTTTCATTAGTGTGGATTTAACCTCACCCTCTTTCCTCAGATGGTGACAAGAGAGACCATCACCACCTCCttcatggaggaggaggaggaggaggtggtggtgggtggagcagCTGGGAGCATACATAACACATTGCTGTCGTCGGCTGCAGCCTGTGCCACTGCCACTACACTGGACCGTAGTCCTGCCTCGCCACATCATACTCAACCGCATTTTGATCCTGATACTCGTTCACGGCTAGAAGCCTTTAGAAGCCTTTCACCTTTAGAAGCTGCAGGTCAGTCACCACAAATGTCTGATTTTAGATTTTGTTGctgtacttaaaaaaaaaaaattaaaatcctACTAGGTATGTAATGAAGTAGGAAACTTCATGTTAGTGTCTGAACCTTAATAATGTTCATCTTAAACTGAAATATTGATTACAATACTTTAGATCTTGAATAAAACAAACAAGGACATTTTTGTCAAATATAAGTGGCAAGTGACAGTTGATAGCCTAAAATATGCTTCAGCAGCCAAATTTGCCTCCATCACATTTCCAAAATTGAAAACTTATTAATCTTAAATATGAATTTACGGTAAAGTAGTAATTCTTTCCAGGTGACATTTTACAAGGGTGAGGGTTTGTCTTGTACTGGTGACAGCTTAGTATATTAAATTGATTATTATATCATCCATGGTAATAATTTATCAATTTTGTATTTCACCTGGATGCTGAGATGCTCCTTGTGGTGGATAAAGCTTAAAGTACCTATCtgcattattaaaaaaaatttaattttatattaGAATATTTTGGTAGCTGTCTTTCTTTTAAACGTATTTTGTTGAAAATGACAAAGTTTTAGATTTATGGTTCTGACAAGAATCTTCTGGATATtccttgtttttcttcactgaagcaggaagttgaaaaattaactttccAAGGttcttttttttactttttatttgGGTCTGACGCCTAGTGATGCATTTCGTACTCGACTCACATTCTCGGACAAATTCTACTGTGCTTAGCACCTGGTTATATTCTCTTATGGTTAGGtgacatggatgaatgacattacatgggagatattaataaggtattaaatgtatcaacataatgTGACATGTTTGCAGCTTATGTTCTGGCTGCTTAAGTTCCAGTTACAGGGTCATTCAGTACAGCTTCTATGTTTGTTGTCTTTGTATCTATAAATTATTTCAGTTGCTCGTCAAAATATTCCTGGT
The Procambarus clarkii isolate CNS0578487 chromosome 60, FALCON_Pclarkii_2.0, whole genome shotgun sequence genome window above contains:
- the LOC123767775 gene encoding uncharacterized protein; this translates as MMRSPARDERHMDEDLLDEFVILSSGPDSEEDDDWVMVTRETITTSFMEEEEEEVVVGGAAGSIHNTLLSSAAACATATTLDRSPASPHHTQPHFDPDTRSRLEAFRSLSPLEAAGVLSVIPASSLKIIVFVVCSLGAIITWQRLSLNIRMFSAPT